The following coding sequences lie in one Yamadazyma tenuis chromosome 3, complete sequence genomic window:
- a CDS encoding uncharacterized protein (COG:E,G; EggNog:ENOG503NUM2), translated as MFNTVMLTTCKLLVTDDNPIHPIQILFVRMAITYICCLLYMLITRSVPYAPFGEPSVRKWLLLRGVVGFFGVFGSYFSLLYLSMSDSVAITFLVPLITGFLAWILLRERYSLVEAMCGLVSLCGVMLIAKPHFLFGSEADKEAGSADDSVESSSTEKRLLATGVALLGALAAASVFIILRKIGNSAHPLISVSFFSMVTVVISSISIIVIPSISFAIPQDSYQWSLFFTIGIAGFLYQFALTAGVQRVKASKASLVVYLQMVFAIALDVIIWHHFPGFLSILGILVIVGCTLVVMKYKSKPAAGDLERGTHQPLSQDDDGYKPEDIQLQDFVIDDEDDENENVNFSPSPESATPDVELNSVKDSGAIKLNI; from the coding sequence ATGTTCAACACCGTCATGCTCACCACCTGCAAGCTTTTGGTCACTGATGACAATCCGATTCACCCCATCCAAATTTTATTTGTTCGAATGGCCATCACCTATATATGCTGCCTTTTATACATGCTCATTACCAGATCAGTTCCTTATGCACCATTTGGAGAACCTTCTGTGAGAAAGTGGTTGCTCTTAAGGGGTGTTGTGGGCTTCTTTGGGGTGTTTGGACTGTATTTCTCCCTTTTATACTTGAGTATGAGTGACTCAGTAGCCATTACCTTCTTGGTGCCTTTAATCACCGGATTTTTGGCATGGATTTTGCTCCGAGAACGGTATTCTTTGGTGGAGGCTATGTGTGGATTAGTGTCTTTATGTGGAGTGATGTTGATTGCAAAGCCCCATTTTCTTTTTGGTCTGGAGGCTGATAAAGAAGCGGGACTGGCTGATGATTCAGTGGAGTCGTCATCTACCGAAAAACGGCTTTTAGCCACTGGTGTTGCACTTCTTGGGGCCCTTGCGGCTGCTTCTGTTTTTATCATTTTACGGAAGATTGGTAACCTGGCTCAtccattgatttcagtGAGTTTCTTCTCGATGGTGACGGTGGTCATCTCAAGTATCTCAATTATAGTGATCCCATCGATTTCATTTGCAATTCCTCAAGATAGCTATCAATGGTCCTtatttttcaccattggCATTGCAGGATTCTTGTACCAGTTTGCGTTAACCGCCGGGGTACAACGGGTGAAGGCCTCAAAGGCTTCGTTGGTGGTTTATTTGCAGATGGTATTTGCCATAGCTCTTGATGTGATTATCTGGCATCATTTTCCAGGGTTTTTGAGTATTTTGGGGATTCTTGTGATCGTTGGGTGTACTTTAGTGGTTATGAAGTACAAGTCCAAGCCAGCTGCTGGCGATCTTGAAAGAGGTACACACCAGCCATTGTCTCAGGATGATGATGGATACAAGCCGGAAGACATTCAATTACAGGACTTTGTGATcgatgatgaggatgatgagAATGAGAACGTCAACTTCCTGCCTCTGCCAGAATCTGCCACGCCTGATGTTGAGTTAAATCTGGTAAAGGACTCTGGGGCCATAAAGTTAAATATTTAG
- a CDS encoding uncharacterized protein (EggNog:ENOG503PVSQ) codes for MSSSHKWVKDLRGLASSPNDNDHLKIDYIDVNLNNSRKLIANVNTIVASSEQYLLVNHSVNESLIKLQSASQALKWTDGEKRS; via the coding sequence ATGTCCTCGTCTCACAAATGGGTCAAAGACCTTAGAGGACTTGCTTCATCTCCTAATGACAACGACCACCTCAAGATCGACTATATTGATGTCAACCTCAATAACTCCCGAAAGTTGATTGCAAATGTGAACACCATAGTCGCTTCAAGTGAACAATACCTATTGGTTAATCATCTGGTAAACGAAAGCTTGATTAAGCTCCAGTCTGCCAGCCAGGCGTTGAAGTGGACGGACGGAGAGAAGAGATCATAG
- the APR1 gene encoding aspartic proteinase precursor (MEROPS:MER0000941; EggNog:ENOG503NW5J; COG:O): MHFSLPILTSIATGLLALTSPVAGAVHSAKISKIPTDTTLSAASYKEYVNSLQHKYVNTFNSAHGNPVAASAQFPGSKAQIPFIESKMTEDGEIAINGHDTPLSNYANAQYFTEIEVGTPGQPFKVILDTGSSNLWIPSQDCSSLACYLHSKYDHDASSTYKANGSEFAIQYGSGAMEGYVSTDALRIGDLLIKNQDFAEATSEPGLAFAFGKFDGILGLAYDTISVNKIVPPVYNAINQGLLDEKSFAFYLGDTNKDEEDGGVATFGGYDESKFTGKITWLPVRRKAYWEVSLEGLGLGDEFAELKSTGAAIDTGTSLITLPSSLAEIINAKIGAVKSWSGQYTVECDARANLPDLTFNLNGYNFTLSAYEYTLEISGSCISAITPMDFPKPIGDMAIIGDAFLRKYYSIYDLKKDAVGLATAV; encoded by the coding sequence ATGCACTTTTCGTTGCCCATCTTGACGTCCATTGCCACCGGCTTATTAGCCTTGACGTCCCCAGTCGCCGGTGCCGTTCATTCCGCCAAAATTTCCAAGATTCCAACTGACACCACGTTGAGTGCTGCTTCCTACAAAGAATATGTAAACAGCTTACAACACAAGTACGTCAACACTTTCAACTCGGCTCATGGCAACCCTGTTGCTGCACTGGCCCAGTTCCCCGGCTCCAAAGCCCAAATTCCCTTCATTGAATCCAAAATGACCGAGGATGGTGAGATTGCTATCAATGGACACGATACTCCTTTATCCAATTATGCCAATGCCCAGTACTTTACCGAAATTGAAGTGGGAACACCTGGTCAACCTTTCAAGGTCATTTTGGATACCggttcttccaacttgtGGATTCCCTCGCAAGACTGCTCGTCGTTGGCTTGCTACTTGCACTCAAAGTATGACCATGATGCTTCTTCCACCTACAAGGCCAATGGCAGTGAATTTGCCATTCAATATGGTTCTGGTGCAATGGAAGGATACGTGTCGACTGATGCGTTGagaattggtgatttgttgatcaaaaatcAGGATTTTGCTGAAGCCACCAGTGAACCTGGTTTGGCATTTGCCTTTGGTAAATTCGACGGGATTTTGGGATTAGCCTACGATACCATTTCTGTCAACAAGATTGTTCCGCCAGTCTACAACGCCATTAACCAAGGtttgttggatgaaaaACTGTTTGCTTTCTACTTGGGTGACACCaacaaagatgaagaagatggtgGGGTTGCCACTTTCGGTGGTTACGATGAATCCAAGTTCACTGGTAAGATTACCTGGTTGCCAGTTAGAAGAAAAGCGTACTGGGAAGTGTCTCTTGAAGGACTCGGTTTAGGTGATGAGTTTGCTGAATTGAAGAGCACCGGTGCTGCCATCGATACCGGTACTTCTTTGATCACCTTACCATCATCCTTGGctgaaatcatcaacgCCAAGATCGGTGCCGTCAAGTCATGGTCTGGACAATATACCGTGGAATGTGATGCCAGAGCCAACTTACCAGACTTAACCTTCAATCTCAACGGTTACAACTTTACCTTGTCTGCATATGAGTATACCTTAGAAATCAGCGGATCTTGTATCTCTGCTATCACGCCTATGGACTTCCCCAAGCCAATTGGTGACATGGCCATCATTGGAGATGCCTTTTTGAGAAAGTACTACTCGATTTacgacttgaagaaagatgcCGTTGGTTTGGCCACCGCTGTCTAA
- the AHA1 gene encoding Co-chaperone (COG:O; BUSCO:EOG092641M3; MEROPS:MER0000542; EggNog:ENOG503NVRU), translated as MPGLSFDNFQRNQVLAANGHSQPKATSTGTTIVGCKFKGGVIIAADTRATTGSIVADKNCEKLHRLAPKIWCAGAGTAADTEMVTQLISSNLELHGLAQNRPPRVITALTMLKQHLFKYQGHLGAYLIVAGTDATGAHLLSVQAHGSTDIGEYQSLGSGSLAAMAILETNWKPDMSREEAMKLCSDAIESGIWNDLGSGSNVDLCVMEVGKDAQLYRNYLTPNVRSQKNKSYKFARGTTGVLNKSVREILDVEETVISFGSGPDAMETINMVVNNPNNWHWVDKNCLSWSSDYFKDTLVGLKAEKDSQTVKISAVSSVEGDCEVSQRKGKVISLFDMKLVLKFDGFTDTADKSSDVSGSITVPELAYDTEEHDLQFDVSIYNETNTKDAIRALIRTQLLPQLRQVLGGFGGVLIKTNSSDIQLESDKVNSVFTKSNQEAHTAVQKAPKENQSVKKNIKKETISSSAAPKATSSHIPKYNTSTLHLEPSFNTTAEQLFLTLLDPQRIAAWSRSPPLIEPTPAAVGSIMKLFGGSITSKITKLVPNEQIVQDWRLEDWKDGHFAHLNISLNQGSSETKMVVKFDGIPVGEEDRVRGNFEDYYIRSIKITFGFGAVL; from the exons ATGCCTGGGTTAAGCTTTGAcaacttccaaagaaatcagGTTTTGGCTGCCAACGGGCACCTGCAACCCAAAGCCACCTCCACCGGTACCACGATTGTGGGATGTAAATTCAAAGGTGGTGTAATCATCGCGGCTGATACCAGAGCCACCACCGGTAGCATTGTTGCCGATAAGAACTGTGAGAAACTTCACAGATTGGCACCAAAGATCTGGTGTGCTGGGGCCGGTACCGCTGCAGACACCGAGATGGTGACCCAATTGATCTCATCGAATTTGGAATTACATGGATTGGCTCAGAATAGGCCTCCACGAGTCATAACCGCGTTGACCATGTTGAAACAGcacttgttcaagtaccAAGGCCACTTGGGTGCATATCTTATCGTCGCTGGTACCGACGCCACCGGTGCACACTTGTTGTCTGTGCAGGCACATGGCTCAACCGATATTGGAGAGTACCAATCATTGGGATCGGGTTCTTTGGCAGCCATGGCGATTTTGGAAACTAACTGGAAGCCTGATATGTCGAGAGAAGAGGCCATGAAATTGTGTTCAGACGCCATTGAGTCGGGTATCTGGAATGATTTGGGTTCCGGTTCCAACGTCGATTTGTGTGTGATGGAAGTGGGTAAAGACGCTCAATTGTACAGAAACTACTTGACACCTAACGTCAGGTCTCAAAAGAATAAATCGTACAAGTTTGCTAGAGGCACTACGGGAGTTTTGAACAAAAGCGTCCGTGAAATCTTAGATGTGGAAGAAACTGTAATCAGTTTCGGCTCAGGTCCGGATGCCATGGAA ACTATTAACATGGTGGTGAACAATCCTAACAACTGGCACTGGGTCGATAAGAATTGCTTATCGTGGTCCAGTGACTACTTCAAAGATACTCTTGTGGGGCTCAAGGCCGAAAAAGACTCACAAACCGTCAAGATCTCGGCCGTTTCGTCTGTGGAAGGTGATTGTGAGGTTTCTCAAAGGAAAGGTAAGGTGATCTCGTTGTTTGACATGAAGTTAGTATTAAAATTCGATGGCTTTACCGACACTGCTGATAAGTCCAGCGATGTGTCGGGGTCCATTACCGTGCCCGAATTGGCTTACGACACTGAGGAACACGATCTTCAGTTCGATGTTAGCATCTATAATGAAACCAATACCAAGGATGCCATCCGTGCTTTGATCAGGACCCAACTCTTGCCTCAGTTGCGCCAGGTATTGGGAggttttggtggagttttgatcaaaaccaaTAGCTCTGACATCCAGTTGGAGTCAGACAAGGTCAACTCGGTgttcaccaagtccaaccaAGAAGCTCACACGGCGGTCCAAAAAGCTCCTAAGGAAAACCAGAGCGTTAAAAAGAACATCAAAAAGGAGACCATTTCCTCAAGTGCTGCTCCCAAAGCTACCTCTTCTCATATCCCCAAGTACAATACTTCCACCTTACATCTTGAACCTTCGTTCAACACCACAGCCGAGCAGTTGTTCTTGACTTTATTGGACCCCCAACGTATCGCTGCCTGGTCCCGGTCTCCACCCTTGATCGAGCCCACACCGGCGGCGGTAGGGTCTATAATGAAACTCTTTGGAGGCtccatcacctccaaaatcaccaagctTGTTCCTAACGAACAGATTGTCCAAGACTGGAGACTTGAGGACTGGAAAGATGGCCACTTTGCTCACTTGAACATCTCGTTGAACCAAGGATCATCCGAAACCAAGATGGTTGTCAAGTTCGATGGGATTCCTGTGGGGGAAGAAGACCGCGTCCGGGGAAATTTTGAAGACTACTATATCCGTAGTATAAAGATCAcctttggatttggtgcCGTGTTGTAA
- a CDS encoding uncharacterized protein (MEROPS:MER0059846; EggNog:ENOG503NW0F; COG:S), with product MLFRSQVENYHPAKPLQYSKDSGEIHTMADIIAQTAPEMSHGYSYWTNPLLWSGHLQTAFTALNKFEDSDKVYYKREIISVEKDKYYEVDGHRLKYDTWEGKSTFAVDYVSTSEYDSNHLKYQPSSQTDELPPRTQYKNPNVEVFPDEERPLVVALHGLSGGSFESYVRALLNKVSPELDAVVVNSRGCAGHTITSPQLFCGVWTNDLRYFINEHVKRRWPHKKILLVGFSLGGAITANYVGQEKDDVYEKICGAFIMGSPWDFSDSSYVLRESLLGDRVYSPVMCQNLLKLLKKHHKGQLKYVEMVEKYSVDPSKFTLGHLRDFDDNFTCKLFGFNTSFEYYRHASPVQRLFKIRVPTVIVSSKDDPVCGVRSLPVEEATLNPYVTMVTTSVGGHLGWFDYSNNRWYAEPVARMMKALSEYKPVREGATLPMDIDKVWQFDRLVAE from the coding sequence ATGCTATTCAGAAGTCAAGTGGAAAACTACCACCCGGCAAAGCCGTTACAGTATAGCAAGGATAGTGGGGAGATCCACACCATGGCAGATATTATTGCTCAAACTGCACCCGAAATGAGCCACGGATACTCCTATTGGACCAATCCTCTCTTGTGGTCAGGCCACCTCCAAACTGCATTCACTGctctcaacaagtttgaagacTCAGACAAGGTGTACTATAAGAGAGAAATCATCAGCGTGGAGAAGGACAAGTATTACGAAGTTGACGGTCACCGGCTTAAGTATGACACTTGGGAAGGCAAAAGTACGTTTGCTGTGGACTATGTGAGTACCAGTGAATATGATTCGAACCATTTAAAGTACCAGCCACTGTCACAAACGGATGAATTGCCTCCTCGCACCCAATACAAGAACCCTAACGTCGAGGTGTTCCCCGACGAAGAGAGAccgttggtggtggcatTGCATGGACTTAGTGGAGGTTCGTTTGAGCTGTATGTGAGGGCACTATTGAATAAAGTACTGCCAGAACTCGACGCAGTGGTAGTCAATTCAAGAGGATGCGCAGGCCATACCATCACCAGTCCCCAGCTTTTCTGTGGGGTTTGGACCAATGACTTGCGGTACTTTATCAATGAACATGTCAAGCGTCGGTGGCCTCATAAGAAGATATTGCTTGTAGGATTCTCATTAGGTGGAGCCATCACCGCCAACTATGTTGGCCAGGAGAAGGATGACGTGTATGAGAAGATCTGTGGGGCCTTTATCATGGGATCCCCGTGGGACTTTTCTGACAGTTCATATGTGTTGAGAGAGAGCTTATTGGGAGATCGAGTATACTCACCGGTGATGTGTCAGaatttattgaagttgCTCAAAAAGCACCACAAGGGCCAACTTAAGTACGTTGAGATGGTGGAGAAGTACCTGGTGGATCCTCTGAAGTTCACACTTGGTCATTTACGGGACTTTGATGACAACTTCACCTGTAAGTTGTTTGGGTTTAACACCTCTTTTGAATACTATCGGCACGCCTCGCCGGTGCAGAGACTCTTTAAGATCCGTGTTCCCACGGTGATTGTGAGTTCTAAAGATGACcctgtttgtggagttCGGTCATTGCCAGTTGAAGAGGCCACTTTAAATCCTTATGTGACGATGGTCACCACCAGCGTTGGAGGTCACTTGGGGTGGTTTGACTACAGCAACAACCGGTGGTACGCGGAGCCAGTGGCCAGAATGATGAAGGCATTGAGTGAATATAAGCCAGTTCGAGAGGGTGCAACGTTGCCAATGGACATTGATAAGGTATGGCAGTTTGACAGACTAGTAGCTGAATAG
- a CDS encoding uncharacterized protein (EggNog:ENOG503PVF1) has product MDYSDHTFARPPLPSDFSYFSPMTLQRSNPSDKSDPLQRLEVETTSTTSVPISFPYYYIDENNNSFDTFNLLNDGTNSQEAPKYTNTTHNIQTEQNATVGGLQVKKGTASSDSHTKLKQLSDEAFNPVPSRFSQFITEQQQADDLSSNTTSIGSYSDGPIPRSRKGKSYSTTMSKNKMSSSISQGRASKDLRREISQSMESQATIFSTRQDEQPPSTSKTVYRTSSSASTLSRRKAIRFKEGSFIYRMRLRLKKLLKKFKQLKFKIPVSSKRTGNNSIKRSRTKGRTLKRKFRANPKNKAARRFMNISAPINNPSLGRGNATKVNGLDDGLKYEAGAPKENVNMGSRDMKMNHLSSYIDQQQGLYLNNMDQKSESMNYGRTPSIAANTNINTIDGIEEIPVSEYSSIPPPVPKHGNPQTVLGSYDDLISLWRRYLAHVVSKRIQLRQEITYFQEMLVGQELKSGKTSTQSRLSSIYNIDEGDDEYDDEEEEDYEDNELVSDTVSETGTIESSSYVTTSLSSKSEAYSEQQMIKSYIPDATSEKFNRKFNRQSVLSEMLDYESSDSESSTTTSISDQTSPSYKSTLKYTNSSTQASLEIGRQYSIKKKPLIRSLSSMSSHHRGNSPMRRSVGYQMELNMAH; this is encoded by the coding sequence ATGGATTATTCAGATCATACCTTTGCCCGGCCTCCCTTGCCATCGGATTTCTCTTACTTTCTGCCGATGACTTTACAGAGATCAAATCCATCCGATAAATCTGATCCATTAcagagacttgaagttgaaaccacctccaccacctcgGTTCCCATTTCGTTCCCATACTATTACATAGATGAGAACAACAACTCATTCGACACCtttaacttgttgaacgacGGTACCAATAGCCAGGAGGCACCCAAATACACCAACACTACACATAATATCCAAACCGAACAGAATGCTACGGTAGGAGGATTGCAGGTTAAAAAGGGTACTGCCAGTTCTGACTCCCATACCAAATTAAAGCAGTTGTCGGACGAAGCATTCAACCCGGTCCCCAGCAGGTTTTCACAATTCATCACCGAACAGCAGCAAGCCGATGATTTGTCACTGAACACAACATCCATTGGTAGCTACTCCGACGGTCCAATTCCTCGTTCTCGTAAGGGTAAATCGTACTCAACCACCATGtcaaaaaacaaaatgtCTTCCTCAATATCACAAGGAAGAGCATCAAAGGACTTGAGAAGAGAAATATCTCAGTCCATGGAATCTCAGGCCACCATTTTCTCCACGAGGCAAGATGAACAACCACCATCTACGCTGAAAACCGTCTACAGAACCAGTAGTTCTGCCTCGACTTTAAGCAGGAGAAAAGCCATCCGATTCAAAGAGGGAAGTTTCATCTACAGAATGAGGTTGCGTCTCaaaaagcttttgaagaagttcaaacaattgaagTTTAAGATCCCGGTTTCTTCCAAGAGGACTGGTAACAACAGTATCAAGAGACTGAGAACTAAGGGTAGAACTCTCAAGAGAAAGTTCAGAGCCAATCCTAAGAACAAAGCCGCTAGACGTTTCATGAATATTTCAGCTCCTATTAATAATCCTTCCTTAGGAAGAGGTAATGCTACCAAAGTCAATGGCTTGGATGATGGCTTGAAGTATGAAGCAGGTGCACCAAAAGAAAACGTCAATATGGGTAGCAGGGATATGAAGATGAACCACTTATCTCTGTACATTGATCAGCAACAAGGattgtacttgaacaacatgGACCAAAAGTCAGAATCCATGAATTATGGAAGAACCCCATCGATTGCAGCCAATACCAATATTAACACCATCGATGGAATCGAAGAGATTCCCGTGAGCGAATATTCCAGCATTCCTCCTCCAGTTCCTAAACATGGGAACCCTCAAACTGTCCTTGGTAGCTACGATGACTTAATTTCATTGTGGAGACGGTACTTGGCTCATGTGGTGCTGAAGAGAATCCAGTTGAGACAAGAGATCACTTACTTCCAGGAGATGTTGGTGGGACAAGAATTAAAGTCTGGTAAGACCAGTACTCAACTGAGATTGAGTAGCATCTACAACATTGATGAAGGAGATGACgaatatgatgatgaagaggaagaggattATGAAGACAATGAACTTGTTTCTGACACCGTCTCTGAAACTGGAACTATTGAATCTTCCTCGTATGTAACCACGTCCCTTAGTTCAAAGTCGGAGGCATATAGCGAACAGCAAATGATCAAATCATACATTCCTGATGCCACTTCTGAGAAATTCAACAGGAAATTCAACCGTCAATCAGTCTTGAGTGAAATGCTTGATTACGAATCTTCGGATTCAGAGCTGCTGACTACAACTTCTATATCAGATCAAACCTCACCAAGCTACAAATCTACTTTGAAGTACACAAATAGTTCAACCCAAGCCAGCTTAGAGATTGGGAGACAATATagcatcaagaagaagccattgatCCGATCGTTAAGTTCAATGTCTTCTCATCACCGAGGAAATAGCCCCATGAGAAGATCAGTGGGATATCAAATGGAATTAAACATGGCACATTAA
- the SSC1 gene encoding Hsp70 ATPase ssc1 (EggNog:ENOG503NVS1; COG:O), giving the protein MLSAKSSIRSFGNKIPSLVRNNSNATGAGPVIGIDLGTTNSAVAVMEGKVPKIIENSEGGRTTPSIVAFTKDGERLVGIPAKRQAVVNPENTLFATKRLIGRRFEDKEVQRDLNQVPYKIVKHENGDAWIEARGEKYSPQQIGGFILNKMKETAEGNLGKPVKSAVVTCPAYFNDAQRQATKDAGKIVGLNVLRVVNEPTAAALAYGLEKNDGEVVAVFDLGGGTFDISILDIGAGVFEVKSTNGDTHLGGEDFDIAVVRNIVETFKKENGIDLQKDRMAIQRIREAAEKAKIELSSTVATEINLPFITADASGPKHINQKITRSQFEALVEPLVKRTIEPCKKALKDAGLSTSEVSEVILVGGMSRMPKVIETVKSIFGKEPSKAVNPDEAVAMGAAIQGGILAGDVTDVVLLDVTPLSLGIETMGGVFARLINRNTTIPAKKSQIFSTATAGQTSVEIRVFQGERELTRDNKLIGNFTLSGIPPAPKGVPQIEVTFDIDTDGIIKVSARDKASNKDASITVAGSSGLSDNEIEQMVQDAEKYAESDKARRESIESANRADQLCNDTESSLNEFKEKIDTADADKLRTLVASLREVAVKAQSGEEVEASELKTKTEELQNESLKVFEKLYKQDAEQKSDENKN; this is encoded by the coding sequence ATGTTATCCGCTAAAAGTTCGATCAGATCGTTCGGTAATAAGATCCCTTCGTTGGTCCGTAACAACTCCAATGCTACCGGTGCCGGTCCCGTCATCGGTATTGATTTGGGTACCACCAACTCGGCCGTTGCGGTTATGGAAGGTAAAGTTCCTAAGATCATTGAAAACTCCGAAGGTGGAAGAACCACTCCTTCCATCGTTGCTTTCACCAAGGACGGTGAAAGATTGGTGGGTATTCCTGCCAAGAGACAAGCCGTGGTTAACCCAGAAAATACTCTTTTCGCCACTAAGAGATTGATTGGTAGAAGATTCGAAGACAAGGAAGTCCAAAGAGATTTAAACCAAGTTCCTTACAAGATTGTCAAGCACGAAAACGGTGACGCTTGGATCGAGGCTAGAGGCGAGAAGTACTCTCCTCAACAAATTGGGGGAttcattttgaacaagatgAAGGAAACCGCCGAGGGTAACTTGGGTAAGCCAGTCAAGAGTGCTGTGGTCACTTGTCCAGCTTACTTTAATGACGCTCAAAGACAAGCCACCAAAGATGCTGGTAAGATTGTTGGTTTGAATGTGTTAAGAGTTGTTAACGAACCaactgctgctgctttGGCCTATGGGTTGGAAAAGAATGACGGtgaagttgttgctgtCTTTGACTTGGGTGGTGGTACTTTTGATATCTCTATCTTGGAcattggtgctggtgtttTCGAAGTCAAGTCCACCAACGGTGACACTCACTTGGGTGGTGAAGATTTCGATATCGCTGTGGTCAGAAACATTGTCgaaactttcaagaaagaaaacgGCATTGATTTACAAAAGGATAGAATGGCCATCCAACGTATCAGAGAAGCCGCTGAAAAAGCCAAGATTGAATTGTCTTCCACTGTGGCcactgaaatcaacttgcCATTTATCACTGCTGATGCCTCCGGACCAAAACATATCAACCAAAAGATCACTAGATCTCAATTTGAAGCTTTGGTTGAGCCTTTGGTCAAGAGAACCATCGAACCTTGTAAGAAGGCCTTGAAGGATGCTGGTTTGTCCACTTCTGAAGTGTCTGAAGTTATCTTGGTTGGTGGTATGTCAAGAATGCCAAAGGTTATCGAAACCGTTAAGTCTATCTTTGGTAAAGAGCCATCCAAGGCTGTCAACCCAGATGAAGCCGTTGCCATGGGTGCTGCTATCCAAGGTGGTATTTTGGCCGGTGACGTTACTGACGttgtgttgttggatgTTACTCCATTGTCTTTGGGTATTGAAACCATGGGTGGTGTTTTCGCTAGATTGATCAACAGAAACACCACTATTCCAGCCAAGAAGTCTCAAATCTTCTCAACTGCCACTGCTGGTCAAACCTCTGTTGAAATCAGAGTGTTCCAAGGTGAAAGAGAATTGACCAGAGATAACAAATTGATTGGTAACTTCACCTTGTCTGGTATTCCACCAGCTCCAAAGGGTGTTCCTCAAATTGAAGTCACCTTTGACATTGACACTGATGGTATCATCAAGGTTTCTGCCAGAGATAAGGCTTCCAACAAGGATGCTTCTATCACCGTTGCTGGATCTTCTGGTTTATCGGacaatgaaattgaacagATGGTTCAGGACGCTGAAAAATACGCCGAATCTGATAAGGCTAGAAGAGAATCTATTGAATCTGCCAACAGAGCCGACCAATTGTGTAACGATACCGAATCCTCGTTGAACGAATTTAAGGAAAAGATTGATACTGCTGATGCTGACAAATTGAGAACCTTAGTTGCTTCCTTAAGAGAAGTTGCTGTCAAGGCTCAATCCggtgaagaagttgaagcttCTGAATTGAAGACTAAGACTGAGGAATTGCAAAACGAatctttgaaggttttCGAAAAATTATACAAACAAGATGCTGAACAAAAGTCCGATGAGAACAAAAACTAA